CTGTGATAGAAAACCTGATGCTCGATGAGTGCCCCCTAAACAGGCAGCATATTATTAACCAAGTTATACAGGATCACATTCCGTTTTTAGGTTTTCAGCATCCCAAGATGAATGAGTCTTCATCAGCTCAGACAagttgtttggactgtgctgCATGATATTTAGAGACATTATTGGGTTATTATTGTGATACTTGAGTAGCAGCTGTATAGAGATTTGTGTGTGGTATACACAATAAGCTCAAAGCAATGATATCCAGTAGAGTGATGAGGATTTTATCTTGAAAGCTTTTCTGATAAAAcctaaatgaaatcattttgaGAAATATGTGATTCATGTATGTGTTGGCTTTCATTGTATTAAAATTTGAATGTCCACAACAAACTAATTTGTGTATGTCAATATTCAAATGGAGTAGAAACCAGATAAATTTTGTAGTTTATCAGACAAGCACATTTACTTCAATCTATAATCTTGCTGGTTCAATAAAGCACAGAGGTGGGATAAACCCTGCACAGGCTGTAGGTATATCACAAGGCTCCAGTTTAATGTAAAAGTGTTGCGTATTACATATATTGTGAATCTGGACATTTTGAAAAGCATATTGACAGTTTTACTCCATCTAGTGGTTAAATCAAGGAGAGCTTTAACTAAACCATGCGAGGCAATGTAAGACAGTACTCATtcctgcagaaaataaaaaaatatatacatatataaatgcgtgtggaataaataatattccaaacttgtcaaaacaaaacaatattttaaatctttacaGTCAACATTGGAGCAGACAGTATTCTCATTTCAGTCAAATCCAATTCATCTGACATACAACTAGGCCAGATTACATCAGAACCTTATGAAATGTACTGCCTACATAATTAACCACAAAGGcatattttaaaagtacatAGAGAATTAATGATAGcacaaagttttagtttcagGGAAAAGACAAGATCTGTCTTTTAGCCTTTTTATGTTCaatctttaaattttaaacattttttatatttgcaaatGGTTACCTTGttccattttttaaactaatttagcTAAACACAGAATATATGTGCTACCTGCCAAACTCCTTGTATAATTtataagcaaacaaacaagaagcAAGAAAAACTTTCATGAACTAAAACCAACATTCAGTTTTATGTAACAAATCTATGCGTGTTTACTCGTCACAAGTTTGGTCTCGTTTTGAAATGCaaggtttatttttctattactGAATCTCTGTGCCAAAGCGTTTTTGATTTCCATAGTTTTCAAACAGTATATCACAGGGTTGACGGATGCAGGTATGAGGCTGTACAACATTGTTATAATAATACGAGCATCAAGGCTAAATTTAATTCCTAAAATGTCAGTAAGATACACAATACATCTTGGCATGTAATATAGACAGGTAATGAAGAGTTGAGGGGCACATGTGGACAGGAATTTGTAATCCCTTCCAGAAGCAGACATTTTCACAATAGCCATAAAGATAGAAACATACGAAATAATTATAAATGTTAAAGGAACTAAGAGAGTGACCATAGCATTTGCAAATGCAACCCATTTTACAAATGCAACATCATCCCCACATCCCAGCTTGGTGATGGAATTATGATCACAGTAGCACTGCATGATGGTATTAAGGTCACAGTAGGGCAATGTCAGAGCATGTAGCACAAGTCCAAGCATTCGTATAAAGGTCAGAAACCAGCACAAGCCGCaacaaatagaaatgtttttgtttgtaaataaaactggataTTTGAATGGAAAACATACAGCAACAAAGCGATCCAAAGCCATCATCAGCAGAATTAAAGACTGAATAGCTCCCAGAGAGTGAACAAAATACATCTGTGCAAAGCAAACACCAAATGAGCACATCATATCATTCCACCAATATCTGGCGATGATTTTTGGGAGTGTTACAATGCCAAAGAACAGATCTGCCATTGCAAGGTTTAAAAAGATCATGTACGTTGGCTTGTGGAGAGTCCGCTCACATATGATGACAgctagaataaaaacatttccaaatagaatagaaataaaaacaagtaagAGAACAAACGATACTATGCCATAGTACTCTGGTGGAAGTCCAGGGAAACCAACGATCATAAACTCTTTCACATTTGTAACGTTTCtgtatttgatcatttgtacaaaaaaggaaaaagaatgTTAAACAGAATCAAAATGAAACAGACCTTCAATTGGAat
Above is a window of Xiphophorus hellerii strain 12219 chromosome 18, Xiphophorus_hellerii-4.1, whole genome shotgun sequence DNA encoding:
- the LOC116737350 gene encoding olfactory receptor 1500-like — its product is MIKYRNVTNVKEFMIVGFPGLPPEYYGIVSFVLLLVFISILFGNVFILAVIICERTLHKPTYMIFLNLAMADLFFGIVTLPKIIARYWWNDMMCSFGVCFAQMYFVHSLGAIQSLILLMMALDRFVAVCFPFKYPVLFTNKNISICCGLCWFLTFIRMLGLVLHALTLPYCDLNTIMQCYCDHNSITKLGCGDDVAFVKWVAFANAMVTLLVPLTFIIISYVSIFMAIVKMSASGRDYKFLSTCAPQLFITCLYYMPRCIVYLTDILGIKFSLDARIIITMLYSLIPASVNPVIYCLKTMEIKNALAQRFSNRKINLAFQNETKLVTSKHA